Part of the Methylomonas rapida genome is shown below.
AACAGCCATGGATAACAGTATCATCAAACAGCATATTTCCCGCCAGTTCAACAATGAAATGGAAGATATCCGCAACAAAGTATTGACGATGGGCGGATTGGTCGAACAGCAAGTCGATCTGGCGACCAAGGCTTTCATGAGTTATGACATCGAAAGCGCGGAAAAAGTGATACAGCAGGATCAATTGGTCAATGCACTGGAAAAGGACATCGATCACGAATGCACCGAGATCATGGCCAAGCGTCAGCCGGCGGCCTTTGATTTGCGGATGTTGATCGCGACCCTGAAAATCATAACCGACCTGGAGCGCATCGGCGACGAGGCGGCCCGTATCGCCAAGATGACCATGCGCCTGGAAGGGGCGGATTATTATCAGGACAAATACTACGAAATCGAGCATTTGCTGGAATTGGTCAGGGACATGCTGAATGGGTCGCTGGACGCCTATGCACGCACCGATACCGAGGAAGTGATTGCGATTACCGCGCAAGACAGCAAGGTCGACCGTGAGTACACCAGCATCATGCGGCAATTGATCACCCAGATGATGGAAGACCCGCGCAACATCACCCGCGCGCTGGATATGCTGTGGACAGCCAGGGCCCTGGAGCGCATCGGCGATCACGCCTGCAATGTCTGCGAGCAAGTGATCTACATGGTCAAAGGCAAGGATGTCCGGCACGTCAGCCGGGAAGAACTGGAGAATATGGTCAAAACCGAGCGTTGAACCTAGAAATATCATTTTGTCCACGAAACACACGAAAATCACGAAAAGTTTCAAGCAGTTATCTCACCTAAGAACAGCACCGAACTGGTGAGCCGACAAGCCTCATAACGCAATGATTTCTTTCGTGTATTTCGTGCTTTTCGTGGACTTGCTGCGGTTTTAAGGTTCAGTAGAGTTTGGGCACGATTCGCCACGGCACCCGTGAGCGGTAGCGTAGCCAATCCTCGCCGTACTTCGCCAGGCACATGGCATCGTCTCGCCGCTCCCGATGCAGCAGCAGAATGGTGAAGTAGAGCATATGGAAATAAGGCAGAGGGCTGCCGAAAGCGG
Proteins encoded:
- the phoU gene encoding phosphate signaling complex protein PhoU, with the protein product MDNSIIKQHISRQFNNEMEDIRNKVLTMGGLVEQQVDLATKAFMSYDIESAEKVIQQDQLVNALEKDIDHECTEIMAKRQPAAFDLRMLIATLKIITDLERIGDEAARIAKMTMRLEGADYYQDKYYEIEHLLELVRDMLNGSLDAYARTDTEEVIAITAQDSKVDREYTSIMRQLITQMMEDPRNITRALDMLWTARALERIGDHACNVCEQVIYMVKGKDVRHVSREELENMVKTER